In the Caballeronia sp. LZ062 genome, one interval contains:
- the pepN gene encoding aminopeptidase N, whose amino-acid sequence MSNTPAPTASAVIRREDYTPPAFLIDSVALEFDLVPSRTVVKNTMRLRRNPDAPGHAARLELIGEQLEFVRAAINGAAHADVQINEHGLSIGDLPGDAFELTIESICNPEQNTTLSGLYVSSGNFFTQCEAEGFRRITYFLDRPDVMSTYTVTLRADKAAYPVLLSNGNLIEEGDLSDGRHFAKWEDPFKKPSYLFALVAGKLVVLEERIKSGSGKEKLLQVWVEEHDLDKTRHAMNSLIHSIRWDEKRFGLELDLDRFMIVAVSDFNMGAMENKGLNIFNTKYVLANPETATDTDFSNIEAVVGHEYFHNWTGNRVTCRDWFQLSLKEGLTVFRDQEFSADMAAGDADGAASAAARATKRIEDVRVLRQMQFAEDAGPMAHPVRPESYVEINNFYTMTVYEKGSEVVRMYQTLFGRDGFRRGMDLYFQRHDGQAVTCDDFRQAMADANHRDLAQYERWYSQAGTPRVNVRAFYDAANKTYTLTLTQGYGETSEAARATQKGPLLIPFSVGLIGANGADLPLRLEGEKEPSGTTRVLEFTEREQSFTFVDVDEAPLPSLLRNFSAPVIVEFDYTNEQLAFLLAHDSDPFNRWEAGQRLATRELLALAGRAAKGETLSIGDEVIAAFAQVLDDTSLTPAFRELALMLPSESYLAEQMSVSDPAAVHAARVFLSRRLATQLRDKWLAVYEANQTPGEYRPTPEDAGKRALKNLALAYLSQLDDPSDAVRLAQKQYDDANNMTDRSAALSALLASATAGADASVADAALADFYRRFEKEALVIDKWFALQATQRGGDERKVIEIVRQLMQHPAFTLKNPNRARSLIFSFCSGNPAQFHAVDGSGYAFWAEQVIALDALNPQVAARLARGLEMWRRFTPALREKMHAALSEVASKAKSRDVREVVEKALAA is encoded by the coding sequence ATGTCCAACACGCCCGCACCGACCGCGTCCGCTGTGATCCGCCGCGAGGACTATACGCCGCCCGCATTCCTGATCGATTCGGTCGCGCTGGAATTCGACCTCGTGCCGTCGCGCACCGTCGTGAAGAACACCATGCGCCTGCGCCGCAACCCCGACGCGCCCGGCCATGCGGCGCGCCTGGAACTGATCGGCGAGCAACTGGAGTTCGTGCGCGCCGCGATCAACGGCGCCGCGCACGCAGATGTCCAGATCAACGAGCACGGTCTGTCGATCGGCGATCTTCCCGGCGACGCGTTCGAACTGACCATTGAAAGCATCTGCAATCCGGAACAGAACACGACGCTCTCCGGACTTTACGTGTCGAGCGGCAACTTCTTCACGCAATGCGAGGCGGAAGGCTTCCGGCGCATCACGTACTTCCTCGACCGTCCGGACGTGATGTCCACCTACACCGTCACGCTGCGCGCCGACAAGGCCGCGTATCCGGTGCTTCTGTCGAACGGCAATCTGATCGAAGAAGGCGATCTGTCCGATGGCCGCCACTTCGCCAAGTGGGAAGACCCGTTCAAGAAGCCGAGCTATCTGTTCGCGCTCGTCGCGGGCAAGCTCGTGGTGCTGGAAGAGCGCATCAAGAGCGGCTCGGGCAAGGAAAAGCTGTTGCAAGTGTGGGTCGAAGAACACGATCTCGACAAGACGCGCCACGCCATGAATTCGCTGATTCACTCGATCCGCTGGGACGAGAAGCGCTTCGGGCTGGAGCTGGATCTTGACCGCTTCATGATCGTCGCGGTGAGCGACTTCAACATGGGCGCGATGGAGAACAAGGGCCTCAACATCTTTAACACGAAGTACGTGCTCGCCAACCCGGAAACGGCAACGGACACGGACTTTTCGAACATCGAGGCCGTGGTCGGCCACGAGTACTTCCATAACTGGACCGGCAACCGCGTGACGTGCCGCGACTGGTTCCAGCTGAGCCTGAAGGAAGGGCTGACGGTGTTCCGCGATCAGGAATTCTCCGCCGACATGGCCGCGGGCGACGCCGATGGCGCGGCGAGCGCCGCCGCCCGCGCAACGAAGCGCATCGAAGACGTGCGCGTGCTGCGGCAAATGCAGTTCGCCGAGGACGCCGGCCCGATGGCGCATCCGGTGCGCCCGGAGAGCTACGTCGAGATCAACAATTTTTACACGATGACCGTCTACGAGAAAGGCTCGGAAGTCGTGCGGATGTATCAGACGCTCTTCGGCCGCGACGGCTTCCGGCGCGGCATGGACCTCTACTTCCAGCGCCACGACGGCCAGGCCGTGACCTGCGACGACTTCCGTCAGGCCATGGCCGACGCCAATCATCGCGACCTCGCGCAGTACGAACGCTGGTACAGCCAGGCGGGCACGCCGCGCGTGAACGTCCGCGCGTTTTACGACGCCGCGAACAAGACATACACGCTGACGCTCACGCAAGGCTACGGCGAGACGTCCGAAGCCGCCCGCGCGACGCAGAAAGGGCCGCTCTTGATTCCGTTCTCGGTCGGTCTGATCGGCGCGAACGGCGCGGATTTGCCGCTGCGTCTGGAAGGCGAAAAAGAGCCGAGCGGCACGACGCGTGTGCTTGAATTCACGGAACGCGAGCAGTCGTTCACGTTCGTCGATGTCGACGAGGCGCCCCTGCCCTCGCTGCTGCGCAATTTTTCGGCGCCGGTGATCGTCGAATTCGATTACACGAATGAACAGCTCGCGTTCCTGCTCGCGCACGACAGCGATCCGTTCAACCGCTGGGAAGCCGGCCAACGCCTGGCCACGCGCGAGTTGCTCGCGCTCGCCGGGCGCGCGGCCAAGGGGGAAACGCTTTCGATTGGCGACGAAGTGATCGCGGCGTTCGCTCAAGTGCTCGACGACACGTCGCTCACGCCCGCCTTCCGTGAACTCGCGCTGATGCTGCCGTCGGAAAGCTATCTGGCGGAGCAAATGAGCGTATCGGACCCTGCCGCCGTGCATGCAGCGCGCGTGTTCCTGAGCCGCCGGCTCGCGACGCAGTTGCGCGACAAGTGGCTCGCCGTCTACGAGGCGAATCAGACGCCGGGCGAGTATCGTCCGACGCCGGAAGACGCCGGCAAGCGCGCGCTCAAAAATCTGGCGCTCGCGTATCTCAGCCAGCTCGACGATCCGAGCGACGCCGTGCGTCTCGCGCAAAAGCAATACGACGACGCGAACAACATGACGGACCGCTCCGCCGCCCTTTCCGCGCTGCTGGCGAGCGCGACGGCAGGCGCCGACGCGAGCGTCGCGGACGCGGCGCTGGCGGACTTCTATCGCCGCTTCGAGAAGGAGGCGCTGGTCATCGACAAGTGGTTCGCGCTTCAGGCGACGCAGCGCGGCGGCGACGAGCGCAAGGTGATCGAGATCGTGCGGCAGCTGATGCAGCATCCGGCGTTCACGCTCAAGAATCCGAACCGCGCGCGTTCGCTGATTTTCAGCTTCTGCAGCGGCAATCCGGCGCAGTTCCACGCCGTCGACGGCTCCGGCTATGCGTTCTGGGCCGAACAGGTGATCGCGCTCGACGCGCTGAATCCGCAAGTCGCGGCGCGGCTCGCGCGCGGACTCGAAATGTGGCGGCGCTTCACGCCGGCGCTGCGCGAGAAGATGCACGCGGCGTTGAGCGAAGTCGCGTCGAAGGCTAAGTCGCGCGACGTGCGCGAAGTCGTGGAGAAGGCGCTGGCCGCGTAA
- a CDS encoding class 1 fructose-bisphosphatase gives MSSISSRTTLTKYLIEQQREHQNLPADLRLLIEVVARACKQIGYQVSKGALGDALGSAGSENVQGEVQKKLDVLSNEILLEANEWGGNLAAMASEEMEKIFPIPNRYPKGNYLLTFDPLDGSSNIDVNVSIGTIFSVLRCPDGADPSEAAFMQPGSAQVAAGYAVYGPQTVLVLTVGHGVNCFTLDRELGSWVLTQRDMQVPTETREYAINASNSRHWYEPVQRYVNELNEGKDGPRKEDFNMRWIASMVADVHRILNRGGIFMYPADKRTPDRPGKLRLMYEANPMAFIVEQAGGAATDGERRILDIVPTSLHQRVPVFLGSKNEVDRVTRYHQTKKI, from the coding sequence ATGTCCTCCATTTCCAGCCGTACCACGCTTACGAAGTACCTGATCGAGCAGCAGCGCGAACACCAGAATCTGCCGGCCGACTTGCGTCTTCTGATCGAAGTCGTCGCGCGTGCCTGCAAGCAGATCGGCTATCAGGTGAGCAAAGGCGCGCTCGGCGATGCGCTCGGCTCCGCCGGCAGCGAAAACGTTCAGGGCGAAGTGCAGAAGAAGCTCGATGTGCTCTCGAACGAAATCCTGCTAGAAGCCAATGAATGGGGCGGAAACCTGGCCGCGATGGCCTCGGAAGAAATGGAAAAGATCTTCCCGATTCCGAACCGCTACCCGAAAGGCAACTATCTGCTGACGTTCGATCCGCTCGACGGCTCGTCGAACATCGACGTCAACGTGTCGATCGGCACCATATTCTCGGTGCTGCGCTGCCCGGATGGCGCCGATCCCTCGGAAGCGGCGTTCATGCAGCCGGGAAGCGCGCAGGTGGCTGCGGGCTATGCGGTGTACGGCCCGCAGACGGTGCTCGTGCTGACCGTCGGACATGGCGTCAACTGCTTCACGCTCGACCGCGAGCTCGGCTCGTGGGTGCTGACGCAGCGCGACATGCAGGTGCCGACCGAAACGCGCGAATACGCGATCAACGCGTCGAACAGCCGCCACTGGTACGAGCCGGTGCAGCGTTACGTCAACGAACTGAACGAAGGCAAGGACGGCCCGCGCAAGGAAGACTTCAACATGCGCTGGATTGCGTCAATGGTCGCGGACGTGCATCGCATCCTGAATCGCGGCGGCATCTTCATGTATCCGGCCGACAAGCGCACGCCCGACCGTCCCGGCAAGCTGCGCCTCATGTACGAAGCGAATCCGATGGCGTTCATCGTCGAGCAGGCGGGCGGCGCGGCGACGGACGGCGAACGGCGCATTCTCGATATCGTCCCGACGAGCCTGCATCAGCGCGTGCCGGTGTTCCTCGGCTCGAAGAACGAAGTGGATCGCGTGACCCGCTACCATCAGACAAAGAAAATTTGA
- a CDS encoding chorismate mutase, which yields MHARSALTFLSRLTVACALLFAAAAPAPAHADGDDTAFTNLIALVSQRLALAEPVARWKWARHEPITDAPREAALLKQVEERARAADLDPEFAQQFFRDQIDASKDVQNALFANWRALRAAPEGSPPDLASDTRPKLDRLTTALLSALSRVEPMRHADDCPLRLADSVARWKHVTRYDSSMNAPLARALSHVCAGGVGAVG from the coding sequence ATGCACGCTCGATCGGCCCTTACTTTCCTATCTCGCCTGACCGTCGCTTGCGCGCTGCTGTTCGCGGCCGCCGCGCCCGCGCCTGCGCACGCTGACGGCGACGATACCGCGTTCACCAACCTCATCGCGCTGGTTTCGCAGCGTCTCGCGCTCGCCGAACCGGTCGCGCGCTGGAAGTGGGCGCGCCACGAACCGATCACCGACGCGCCGCGCGAAGCCGCGCTGCTCAAGCAAGTCGAGGAACGAGCGCGCGCCGCGGACCTCGATCCGGAATTCGCGCAGCAGTTCTTTCGCGACCAGATCGACGCAAGCAAGGACGTGCAGAACGCACTGTTCGCGAACTGGCGCGCGTTGCGAGCCGCGCCCGAAGGCTCGCCGCCGGATCTTGCCAGCGACACGCGCCCGAAGTTGGATCGCCTGACGACCGCACTCTTGAGCGCCCTTTCGCGCGTCGAGCCGATGCGTCATGCCGACGATTGCCCGCTTCGCCTCGCCGACAGCGTCGCGCGCTGGAAGCATGTCACGCGCTATGACTCGTCGATGAACGCGCCGCTTGCGCGTGCGCTGTCGCATGTGTGCGCGGGCGGCGTCGGCGCTGTCGGCTGA
- a CDS encoding exonuclease domain-containing protein, with protein sequence MHLPPPPDFTLPSAPLIFVDLETTGGTFGVDRITEIGIVEVGPHGVSQWTSLVNPERSIPAFVQQLTGIDDAMVRHAPTFAELAAGLLERMDGRLFVAHNAHFDHSFLKGEFKRIGMRFMPDVLCTVQLSRAVYPAETRHGLDALVERHALVPAARHRALADADLLWQFWQHLHRAHAPEILRAHVERVTRRFRLAAQIDEDTIERIPAGCGVYTFFGDDDAPLYVGRSVRLRQRVRSHLTGPRRSAKDLRLAALVRRVEWKATGGEIGAMLAEAKMIATLRPSLNRAPKSRAGDARSMPWPYAGAIAIEERDAATGQRAWHVIDNWQYFGTADALPQARELRANGQPASFDLAIYRILGERLSRGLAVTPLRQDALAAAVSSPQPTAPTPPAHTCDSARASGAFIDES encoded by the coding sequence ATGCATCTTCCACCGCCTCCCGACTTCACGCTGCCGTCCGCTCCGCTGATTTTCGTCGATCTGGAAACGACAGGCGGGACGTTCGGTGTCGATCGCATTACGGAGATCGGGATTGTCGAGGTCGGGCCGCACGGCGTGTCGCAGTGGACATCGCTCGTCAACCCCGAACGGTCCATTCCGGCGTTCGTCCAGCAGTTGACCGGTATCGACGATGCCATGGTGCGCCATGCGCCCACGTTCGCCGAACTCGCCGCCGGCCTGCTGGAGCGAATGGACGGGCGGCTCTTCGTGGCGCACAACGCGCACTTCGACCATAGCTTTCTGAAGGGCGAGTTCAAACGCATCGGCATGCGCTTCATGCCGGACGTGCTATGCACGGTTCAGCTCTCGCGCGCGGTATATCCGGCGGAAACGCGGCACGGTCTGGACGCGCTCGTCGAACGGCACGCGCTCGTGCCCGCGGCGCGCCACCGCGCGCTCGCCGATGCCGATCTTCTGTGGCAGTTCTGGCAGCATCTGCATCGTGCGCACGCCCCGGAGATTCTGCGCGCGCATGTGGAGCGCGTGACGCGCCGGTTCCGGCTCGCGGCGCAGATCGACGAGGACACCATCGAGCGCATTCCGGCGGGCTGCGGCGTGTACACATTTTTCGGCGACGACGACGCACCGCTCTACGTCGGCCGAAGCGTGCGGCTGCGTCAGCGCGTGCGTTCGCATCTCACGGGGCCGCGCCGCTCGGCGAAGGATTTGCGACTCGCGGCGCTAGTGCGTCGTGTCGAATGGAAAGCGACTGGCGGTGAAATCGGCGCGATGCTCGCCGAAGCGAAGATGATCGCGACACTGCGGCCTTCGCTGAACCGTGCGCCGAAATCGCGAGCCGGCGATGCCCGCAGCATGCCGTGGCCTTATGCAGGCGCCATTGCGATCGAGGAACGCGACGCGGCGACGGGGCAGCGCGCGTGGCACGTCATCGACAACTGGCAATACTTCGGTACCGCAGACGCGCTGCCGCAAGCCCGCGAACTGCGCGCGAACGGCCAGCCTGCGTCGTTCGATCTGGCGATCTACCGCATCCTCGGCGAGCGCCTGTCGCGCGGTCTCGCGGTCACGCCGCTGCGGCAGGACGCGCTCGCGGCCGCCGTCTCGTCACCTCAGCCGACAGCGCCGACGCCGCCCGCGCACACATGCGACAGCGCACGCGCAAGCGGCGCGTTCATCGACGAGTCATAG
- a CDS encoding porin gives MKKTLMVAALTGVFATAAHAQSSVTLYGLIDAGITYTNNQNGHSNWKATSGSVNGSRWGLRGSEDLGGGLKAIFTLENGFNIMNGTNGQGGREFGRQAYVGLSSNQFGAVTLGRQYDSVVDFLGPLALTGTQYGGTQFAHPFDNDNLDNTFRVNNSVKYTSANYAGLKFGAQYGFSNAAGGFSNNREYSAGVSYNYGPLNIAGAYLQLNNTQTTGALANAAGAVAGDAPFSAGRQRIFGGGISYAFGPATVGFVFTQTMLDNAISINPNGTQNGTTVNLTNGHVRFTNYEVNGRYNLTPALSLAANYTYTNSRIDGVAPKWHQVDLQTAYALSKRTDVYLQGEYQHVSGTGDSGLGATINGVGVSSTPNQVSATVGVRHRF, from the coding sequence ATGAAAAAGACTCTCATGGTCGCAGCCCTCACGGGCGTCTTCGCAACCGCTGCTCATGCGCAAAGCAGCGTCACGCTGTACGGCCTGATCGATGCGGGCATCACCTACACGAACAACCAGAACGGCCACAGCAACTGGAAGGCGACGAGCGGCTCGGTCAACGGCAGCCGTTGGGGCCTGCGCGGTTCGGAAGACCTGGGCGGCGGCCTGAAGGCGATCTTCACGTTGGAGAACGGCTTCAACATCATGAACGGCACGAACGGCCAGGGTGGTCGTGAGTTCGGCCGTCAAGCATACGTCGGTCTGTCGAGCAACCAGTTCGGCGCCGTCACCCTCGGTCGTCAATACGACTCCGTGGTCGACTTCCTCGGGCCTCTCGCTCTGACGGGTACGCAATACGGCGGCACGCAGTTCGCCCACCCGTTCGATAACGACAACCTCGACAACACGTTCCGCGTCAACAATTCGGTCAAGTACACGAGCGCGAACTACGCTGGCCTGAAGTTCGGCGCGCAGTACGGCTTCTCGAACGCAGCCGGCGGCTTCTCGAACAACCGCGAGTACAGCGCGGGCGTGTCGTACAACTACGGTCCGTTGAACATTGCCGGTGCTTACCTGCAACTGAACAACACGCAGACGACGGGCGCATTGGCAAACGCCGCCGGCGCAGTCGCAGGCGACGCTCCGTTCTCGGCAGGCCGTCAGCGCATCTTCGGCGGCGGCATCAGCTACGCGTTCGGCCCGGCTACCGTCGGTTTCGTGTTCACGCAGACGATGCTCGACAACGCGATCTCGATCAACCCGAACGGCACGCAGAACGGCACGACGGTCAACCTGACCAACGGCCACGTCCGCTTCACGAACTACGAAGTGAACGGCCGTTACAACCTGACGCCGGCTCTGTCGCTCGCAGCGAACTACACGTACACGAACAGCCGCATCGACGGCGTGGCGCCGAAGTGGCACCAGGTCGACCTGCAGACGGCGTATGCGCTGTCGAAGCGCACCGACGTGTACCTGCAAGGCGAGTACCAACACGTTTCGGGCACGGGCGATTCGGGTCTGGGCGCAACGATCAACGGCGTGGGCGTTTCCTCGACGCCGAACCAAGTTTCGGCAACGGTTGGCGTTCGTCACCGCTTCTAA
- the greB gene encoding transcription elongation factor GreB, with the protein MNKAFVKESDESDDDLELAQPDVPAGAKNYITPAGHQRLRDELLQLLDNERPEVVKLVSWAASNGDRSENGDYIYGKRRLREIDRRIRFLTKRLDLAEVVDARKQENVDQVFFGATVDYAGDDGIVHTVTIVGVDEVDLDRGHVSWVSPVARALLKARIGDTVPLHTPLGVQQIDILDVRYPR; encoded by the coding sequence ATGAACAAGGCATTTGTCAAAGAATCGGACGAGAGCGACGACGATCTCGAGCTGGCCCAGCCGGATGTGCCGGCGGGCGCGAAGAACTACATCACGCCGGCGGGGCATCAGCGGCTGCGCGACGAACTTCTGCAATTGCTCGATAACGAGCGCCCGGAAGTGGTCAAGCTCGTGTCGTGGGCGGCGTCGAACGGCGATCGCTCGGAAAACGGCGACTACATCTACGGCAAGCGCCGGCTGCGCGAGATCGACCGGCGCATCCGCTTTCTCACCAAGCGTCTCGATCTCGCGGAGGTGGTGGATGCGCGCAAGCAGGAGAACGTCGATCAGGTCTTCTTCGGCGCGACGGTGGACTACGCCGGCGATGACGGCATCGTGCATACGGTCACTATCGTCGGCGTCGACGAGGTGGATCTGGATCGCGGGCACGTAAGCTGGGTCTCGCCGGTCGCGCGTGCGCTCCTGAAGGCGAGAATCGGCGATACGGTGCCGCTGCATACGCCTCTTGGCGTGCAGCAGATCGATATTCTGGACGTCCGGTATCCGCGCTAG
- a CDS encoding phage protein NinX family protein yields MNTSDLEGPTLDYWVARGLHDFIREIHFTDSGETLSIRGNDRGKAWDGRFLPSTSWEAASVVLERACRLEMSDIGRGEVECTATFGKDGEPVQAKGPSLRIALLRAFVRHSFGDSVEDVYLRHPQTLLGTRAEAISEPTAFYSAEDVPAPNARIGDIKSPPRP; encoded by the coding sequence ATGAATACATCCGACCTCGAAGGCCCCACGCTCGATTACTGGGTGGCGCGCGGCCTTCACGACTTCATCAGGGAAATTCACTTTACCGACAGCGGCGAGACGCTCTCGATCCGCGGCAACGACCGCGGCAAGGCGTGGGACGGGCGCTTTCTGCCGTCGACGTCGTGGGAAGCGGCGTCTGTCGTGCTGGAGCGCGCCTGCCGGCTGGAAATGAGCGATATCGGGCGCGGCGAAGTGGAATGCACGGCGACGTTCGGCAAGGATGGCGAGCCGGTGCAGGCGAAGGGGCCGTCGTTGCGGATCGCGCTGCTGCGTGCGTTCGTGCGGCATTCGTTCGGCGATAGCGTCGAGGACGTCTATTTGCGGCATCCGCAGACCTTGCTCGGCACGCGTGCCGAAGCGATCAGCGAGCCGACAGCCTTCTATTCGGCGGAGGACGTACCCGCGCCCAACGCGCGCATTGGCGATATCAAGTCGCCGCCACGGCCCTGA